A genomic segment from uncultured Desulfuromonas sp. encodes:
- the murI gene encoding glutamate racemase has translation MKLFQAVPALSLSEKSIGVFDSGVGGLTVLHELRRLLPGENLVYLGDTARVPYGTKSPETVCTYARQAAEFLLSEQVKMIVVACNTASSFALEQLQNSLSVPVVGVIVPGARCAVRLTQRRVVGVIGTHGTVSSEAYPQALKHLLPDIEVVSAACPLFVPLAEEGWAEHPVAAQIASEYLAPLLAREIDTLVLGCTHYPLLKATLHRVLPQTVQLVDSAEETAREVKSLLTQMALLNPQRCGQWKFYVTDVPTRFVQVGQGFLGQAVEPVTRISLPVCPSCHQEPLS, from the coding sequence TTGAAACTGTTCCAGGCGGTACCCGCATTGTCTTTATCTGAGAAATCTATCGGTGTTTTTGATTCAGGTGTCGGTGGCCTGACCGTTTTACACGAACTACGGCGCCTTTTGCCCGGAGAAAACCTGGTCTATCTCGGAGATACGGCACGTGTCCCGTATGGGACCAAAAGTCCGGAAACAGTTTGTACCTATGCGCGCCAGGCAGCGGAATTTTTACTCAGTGAACAGGTCAAGATGATTGTCGTTGCCTGCAATACTGCGTCATCCTTTGCTCTGGAACAATTACAAAACTCTTTGTCCGTGCCGGTTGTTGGCGTGATTGTGCCCGGTGCGCGTTGTGCCGTGCGCTTAACCCAGCGTCGAGTTGTCGGGGTCATCGGAACTCATGGAACCGTCAGCAGTGAGGCCTATCCTCAGGCGTTAAAACACTTGTTGCCTGATATTGAGGTCGTTTCTGCGGCCTGTCCCTTATTTGTTCCTCTGGCCGAAGAGGGCTGGGCCGAACATCCGGTTGCCGCTCAGATTGCGTCGGAGTACCTGGCACCGTTGTTGGCCCGGGAGATTGATACGCTGGTTTTGGGGTGTACGCATTACCCGCTGTTGAAAGCGACATTGCACCGTGTGCTTCCGCAAACGGTGCAGCTGGTTGATTCCGCCGAAGAAACAGCGCGCGAGGTCAAGTCGTTGCTGACGCAGATGGCGTTGCTGAATCCACAACGCTGTGGGCAATGGAAATTTTACGTTACCGATGTGCCGACCCGTTTTGTTCAGGTTGGTCAGGGATTTCTCGGCCAGGCCGTTGAACCCGTCACGCGCATCAGTTTGCCGGTCTGTCCCAGCTGCCATCAGGAGCCGTTGTCGTGA
- a CDS encoding GerMN domain-containing protein: MLRWFGVLALVAFLAGIAAVFNPFTKEPEPEPENITVELEQTVQRDIMLYFGDPESPYLAQEERAIAECGNDLDCIEAIVRELIAGPQSGLIAVLPSQVLLLGVAVDEDTVFLDFNRALLTHLPAGSSSELLCVHAVVNTLAANFPYVRRLVIQVEGERIETLRGHVDLREPVVADFSLVRRELDVPVVEDVDMTVEQQE; the protein is encoded by the coding sequence ATGTTACGCTGGTTTGGAGTCTTGGCGCTGGTTGCATTTCTGGCCGGCATTGCCGCTGTCTTCAATCCATTTACCAAAGAACCTGAGCCGGAACCTGAAAACATCACAGTTGAGCTTGAGCAAACCGTGCAACGCGATATTATGTTGTACTTCGGTGATCCCGAGTCGCCCTATCTGGCACAGGAGGAGCGCGCGATTGCGGAATGCGGGAATGATCTGGATTGTATTGAAGCGATTGTCCGGGAATTGATTGCCGGTCCACAGTCCGGTCTGATCGCCGTATTGCCGTCGCAAGTCTTGCTGCTCGGAGTGGCGGTTGATGAAGATACGGTGTTTTTGGATTTTAATCGGGCTCTGCTGACACATCTACCTGCCGGCAGCAGCTCGGAATTGCTGTGTGTGCATGCCGTCGTCAATACGTTAGCGGCTAATTTCCCCTATGTGCGACGTCTGGTTATTCAAGTTGAAGGGGAGCGGATCGAAACGTTACGCGGTCACGTTGACCTGCGTGAGCCGGTGGTGGCGGATTTTTCATTGGTGCGTCGCGAGTTGGATGTACCGGTGGTGGAAGACGTTGACATGACGGTGGAACAACAGGAATAG
- a CDS encoding homocysteine S-methyltransferase family protein, whose product MNRFLEAIQQRVLILDGAMGTMLQARGLEAGGCPELMNLERPEVVEGVHRDYAEAGAQIIVTNTFGGTSSKLEHYGLEDKVYEVNVQAARLARAALADPANDFVAGSIGPTGRFVEPVGDAGFDEMVEIFAEQVKALVAGGVDLLTCETFLDIRELKAAVMACREYSDLPVMAMMTFDDGGRTVLGTPPAAAAVMLEGLRVDVVGTNCGLGIDGMYEILAEMRDVCSCPLIAQANAGLPILKDGETIFPATPVEMTSHHDQLITLGVRVLGGCCGTTPEHIRVMRQAMDERSQQWAPPPRRGVLSSRTQVVAIGPQQPCAIIGERINPTGKKAYSAELREGKTAYIRREAQQQTEAGATLLDVNCGAPGTDEPLALERAVYAISGVVGTPLVLDSSDPVALERGLKAADGKVLINSVNGEEKSLSTVLPLAKKYGAAVIGLCLDGQGIPKTAQGRVEIAERIISRAEALGIPRCDVVIDCLALTVSAEQDQAIETLKAIRTLTQEQGMATVLGVSNISFGLPRRPLMSATFFTMALQAGLSAAIINPKEQAMMEAFRAAMVLLCKDIRAERYIDAYAQLQDVAPAATPESGEERTIREKLAQAIIDGDQDGVVALVECALTEGLDVLQISNEGLLAGLEEVGKRFGANRIFLPQVLLSAETMKTAFTRLKQEMKGAQVTSLGKIMMATVEGDIHDIGKNIVCTLLENHGYEVIDLGKNVSAATIVEQAKNANVDAVGLSALMTTTLQQMQVTIEALKAAGVKVFTMVGGAVVTQDYADEIGADLYAEDALEAVAKVKKMLQKAS is encoded by the coding sequence ATGAACAGATTTCTTGAAGCGATACAACAACGGGTACTGATTCTTGACGGAGCCATGGGAACGATGCTGCAAGCTCGCGGTCTTGAAGCCGGAGGCTGTCCGGAATTGATGAATCTCGAAAGACCCGAGGTTGTTGAGGGTGTCCATCGTGATTATGCCGAAGCCGGTGCTCAGATCATTGTTACCAATACCTTTGGTGGAACGAGCAGCAAGCTGGAGCATTACGGCCTTGAGGATAAAGTTTATGAGGTGAATGTTCAGGCCGCTCGTCTGGCCCGGGCCGCACTTGCTGATCCTGCCAACGATTTCGTTGCCGGAAGTATTGGTCCGACCGGGCGCTTTGTTGAACCGGTGGGAGATGCCGGTTTCGATGAGATGGTCGAAATTTTTGCCGAACAGGTCAAGGCTCTGGTCGCTGGCGGCGTCGATCTGCTGACCTGCGAAACCTTTCTCGATATTCGCGAACTCAAGGCTGCGGTGATGGCTTGTCGCGAGTATTCTGATCTGCCGGTCATGGCCATGATGACCTTTGACGATGGCGGGCGTACCGTCTTGGGAACACCTCCTGCTGCGGCTGCGGTAATGCTCGAAGGATTACGCGTCGATGTGGTTGGCACCAACTGTGGTCTCGGCATCGACGGGATGTATGAAATTCTTGCAGAGATGCGAGACGTCTGCTCCTGTCCTCTGATTGCCCAGGCCAATGCCGGTCTACCGATTCTCAAGGATGGAGAGACAATTTTTCCGGCAACGCCTGTGGAGATGACCAGCCATCACGATCAGTTGATCACTCTGGGGGTGCGTGTTCTCGGCGGTTGTTGCGGTACCACGCCGGAACATATCCGCGTTATGCGCCAGGCCATGGACGAACGCAGTCAGCAGTGGGCACCGCCGCCACGTCGTGGTGTGCTGTCGAGTCGCACACAGGTCGTTGCCATCGGACCGCAACAGCCGTGTGCCATTATTGGCGAGCGGATCAATCCGACCGGGAAAAAAGCCTACAGCGCCGAGTTGCGCGAAGGAAAAACCGCTTATATCCGTCGTGAGGCGCAACAGCAGACAGAGGCGGGTGCAACCTTGCTTGATGTCAACTGCGGAGCGCCCGGTACCGATGAGCCGTTAGCTCTTGAGCGTGCGGTGTATGCCATCAGTGGCGTGGTCGGGACACCTCTGGTACTGGACTCGTCAGATCCCGTGGCGTTGGAACGCGGGCTCAAGGCCGCTGACGGTAAAGTGTTGATCAATTCGGTCAACGGCGAGGAAAAAAGCCTCTCAACCGTGTTGCCGCTGGCGAAAAAATACGGTGCTGCCGTCATCGGTTTATGCCTTGACGGCCAGGGCATTCCCAAAACCGCACAAGGACGGGTGGAGATTGCCGAACGGATTATCAGCCGGGCCGAGGCGTTGGGGATTCCCCGTTGCGATGTGGTCATTGATTGTCTGGCTTTGACCGTTTCTGCCGAGCAGGATCAGGCGATTGAGACGCTCAAGGCGATCAGAACACTGACCCAGGAACAAGGCATGGCAACGGTGCTCGGTGTCAGTAATATTTCCTTTGGTCTGCCGCGTCGCCCCTTGATGTCGGCGACATTTTTCACCATGGCTCTGCAGGCCGGTCTCAGTGCGGCGATTATCAACCCAAAGGAACAGGCGATGATGGAGGCCTTTCGTGCCGCCATGGTTCTGCTGTGCAAAGACATACGCGCTGAACGTTATATTGACGCGTATGCTCAGCTTCAGGACGTTGCACCCGCGGCAACGCCAGAGTCAGGGGAAGAACGCACCATCCGCGAAAAACTGGCCCAGGCGATCATTGATGGCGATCAGGATGGCGTCGTCGCCCTGGTTGAGTGCGCTTTGACGGAAGGTCTGGATGTTTTGCAGATCAGCAATGAAGGGTTACTGGCCGGTCTTGAAGAGGTTGGAAAGCGCTTCGGAGCCAACCGTATCTTTTTGCCCCAGGTCTTGCTCAGCGCGGAAACGATGAAAACCGCTTTTACCCGTCTCAAGCAGGAGATGAAGGGAGCGCAGGTCACCTCTCTGGGCAAAATCATGATGGCGACGGTCGAGGGTGATATTCACGACATTGGCAAAAATATTGTTTGTACCTTGCTCGAAAATCATGGTTACGAGGTGATTGATTTGGGCAAAAATGTTTCGGCCGCAACCATTGTCGAACAGGCTAAAAATGCCAATGTGGATGCGGTTGGCTTGTCTGCCTTAATGACGACGACTCTGCAACAAATGCAGGTGACGATTGAAGCTTTGAAAGCTGCTGGCGTCAAAGTTTTTACCATGGTCGGGGGGGCGGTTGTCACTCAGGATTATGCCGATGAAATCGGTGCTGACCTCTATGCGGAAGACGCATTGGAGGCGGTTGCGAAAGTCAAGAAAATGCTTCAGAAAGCGTCCTAA